From the genome of Scytonema hofmannii PCC 7110, one region includes:
- the cofG gene encoding 7,8-didemethyl-8-hydroxy-5-deazariboflavin synthase subunit CofG, whose protein sequence is MSTSQTVTYSPAYTIVPTYECFNRCTYCNFRTDPGKSPWMTVLDAEKLLKQLQNQNVCEILILSGEVHPHSSQRQAWFQRIYDLCQLAFSLGFLPHTNAGLLSFEEMQRLKEVNVSMGLMLEQLTPVLLETVHKHAPSKLPEVRLQQLQWAGELRIPFTTGLLLGIGETEKDWWESLEAISALQQRYGNIQEVILQPHSPGSQQILAAPPFNPCQLPEVISKARQILPEDITIQIPPNLVQDSQWLLECVEAGARDLGGIGPKDEVNPDYPHIQYQRLQEILKSGGWKLVPRLPVYPQFDAWLSVELQAGVKRWRYRIKNI, encoded by the coding sequence ATGTCTACTTCTCAAACTGTTACTTACAGTCCTGCTTATACAATTGTGCCTACCTATGAGTGTTTTAATCGCTGCACGTATTGCAATTTTCGCACCGATCCTGGTAAAAGTCCTTGGATGACAGTTTTGGATGCAGAAAAGCTTTTAAAACAACTTCAAAATCAAAATGTTTGTGAAATATTAATTTTGAGTGGGGAAGTACATCCCCATTCTTCACAACGTCAAGCTTGGTTTCAGAGAATTTATGACTTATGCCAATTAGCATTTTCTCTGGGTTTTTTACCGCATACGAATGCGGGACTGCTTAGTTTTGAAGAAATGCAAAGGCTCAAGGAAGTTAATGTTTCCATGGGGTTAATGTTGGAGCAGTTAACCCCTGTATTGTTGGAAACTGTTCACAAACACGCGCCGAGTAAATTACCAGAAGTCAGGTTACAACAATTGCAGTGGGCGGGTGAATTAAGGATACCGTTTACAACTGGGCTGCTTTTAGGAATTGGTGAAACAGAAAAAGATTGGTGGGAGAGTTTAGAAGCTATATCTGCTCTTCAACAAAGATATGGCAATATACAGGAAGTTATTTTGCAACCTCACAGCCCTGGAAGTCAACAAATTTTGGCTGCTCCACCTTTTAATCCATGTCAGCTTCCAGAAGTTATTTCTAAAGCACGTCAAATTTTACCGGAAGATATTACTATTCAAATTCCACCAAATTTAGTTCAAGATTCACAATGGTTATTGGAATGTGTGGAAGCTGGTGCTAGGGATTTGGGTGGTATTGGACCAAAGGATGAAGTCAATCCTGATTATCCTCATATTCAATACCAAAGATTGCAAGAAATATTGAAGTCTGGTGGTTGGAAGTTGGTTCCGCGTTTGCCTGTTTATCCACAATTTGATGCTTGGCTGTCGGTGGAGTTGCAAGCGGGGGTGAAGAGGTGGCGGTATAGGATTAAAAATATATGA
- a CDS encoding helix-turn-helix transcriptional regulator, with translation MCFAEEHKYITSNQKEKLNKQNYHGKQLQPESRAYLLQAVIESFVDGLLILTTQGELLQANECARQICRQTMCGRNFVDTVPEEIWRVCESLIDSRELFPEERIVIESDIQTDKGVKLRIRARWLALDASERNVMLVILEDRNQTHQSLAFFDAKKYGLTHREAEVWLLRQANLSYREIAERLYITINTVKKHLKNIYAKQQEMMCMQ, from the coding sequence ATGTGCTTTGCAGAAGAACATAAATATATCACTTCTAACCAAAAAGAAAAATTGAATAAACAAAATTATCATGGTAAGCAATTACAACCTGAGTCAAGGGCTTACCTGTTACAAGCTGTCATTGAAAGCTTTGTAGACGGTCTTTTAATACTGACTACTCAGGGCGAACTGCTTCAAGCTAATGAATGCGCCCGCCAAATTTGCCGACAAACAATGTGCGGGAGAAATTTTGTTGATACAGTTCCAGAGGAGATTTGGCGTGTTTGTGAGTCTTTGATCGATAGCCGCGAACTTTTTCCAGAAGAACGCATTGTTATCGAATCTGACATACAAACCGATAAAGGTGTAAAACTGCGGATTCGAGCCAGATGGTTGGCTTTAGATGCGAGCGAACGAAATGTTATGTTGGTGATTTTAGAAGACCGCAACCAAACTCATCAAAGTCTGGCTTTCTTTGATGCTAAAAAATACGGGCTGACTCACCGAGAAGCGGAGGTTTGGTTGCTGCGCCAAGCAAATCTTTCATACAGGGAGATTGCAGAAAGGCTTTATATCACTATCAACACGGTTAAGAAGCATTTAAAAAATATTTATGCCAAGCAACAGGAGATGATGTGCATGCAATAA
- the psbA gene encoding photosystem II q(b) protein: MTTTVQRRESASVWEQFCNWITSTENRLYVGWFGVLMIPTLLSAAICFIIAFIAAPPVDIDGIREPVAGSLLYGNNIISGAVVPSSNAIGLHFYPIWEAASLDEWLYNGGPYQLVVFHFLIGVFCYLGREWELSYRLGMRPWICVAFSAPVAAATAVFLIYPIGQGSFSDGMPLGISGTFNFMLVFQAEHNILMHPFHQLGVAGVFGGSLFSAMHGSLVTSSLVRETTETESQNYGYKFGQEEETYNIVAAHGYFGRLIFQYASFNNSRSLHFFLAAWPVVGIWFTALGISTMAFNLNGFNFNQSVIDSQGRAIGTWADILNRANLGMEVMHERNAHNFPLDLASAEVAPVAISAPAING, from the coding sequence ATGACCACAACTGTACAACGTCGCGAAAGCGCAAGCGTATGGGAGCAGTTCTGTAACTGGATCACCTCCACCGAAAACCGCCTTTATGTAGGCTGGTTCGGCGTATTGATGATCCCCACACTGTTATCCGCAGCGATCTGCTTCATCATTGCTTTCATCGCTGCTCCTCCAGTAGACATCGATGGTATCCGCGAACCTGTTGCAGGTTCCTTACTCTACGGCAACAACATCATCTCTGGTGCAGTTGTTCCTTCTTCTAACGCCATCGGTCTTCACTTCTACCCCATCTGGGAAGCCGCTTCCTTAGATGAGTGGTTGTACAACGGCGGTCCATACCAGTTGGTGGTTTTCCACTTCCTGATTGGCGTCTTCTGCTACTTGGGTCGTGAGTGGGAATTGTCCTACCGCTTGGGTATGCGTCCTTGGATTTGCGTAGCATTCAGCGCACCCGTTGCTGCTGCAACCGCAGTCTTCTTGATCTACCCCATCGGTCAAGGTTCCTTCTCTGACGGTATGCCCTTGGGTATCTCTGGAACCTTCAACTTCATGTTGGTGTTCCAAGCTGAGCACAACATCTTGATGCACCCCTTCCACCAGTTAGGTGTAGCAGGTGTATTCGGTGGCTCCTTGTTCAGTGCAATGCACGGAAGCTTGGTAACCTCTTCCTTAGTTCGTGAAACAACTGAAACCGAATCTCAGAACTACGGTTACAAGTTCGGACAAGAAGAAGAAACCTACAACATCGTGGCAGCACACGGCTACTTCGGTCGCTTGATCTTCCAATACGCATCATTCAACAACAGTCGTTCCTTGCACTTCTTCTTGGCAGCATGGCCAGTGGTAGGCATCTGGTTCACCGCACTGGGTATCAGCACCATGGCGTTCAACCTCAACGGCTTCAACTTCAACCAATCGGTAATTGACTCTCAAGGTCGTGCGATTGGAACTTGGGCAGACATCCTCAACCGCGCTAACCTCGGTATGGAAGTGATGCACGAGCGCAACGCTCACAACTTCCCTCTCGACTTAGCATCTGCTGAAGTTGCTCCCGTTGCAATCAGCGCTCCTGCTATCAACGGTTAA
- the moaC gene encoding cyclic pyranopterin monophosphate synthase MoaC translates to MTQENSENSFAELSHLDKQGQAQMVDVSGKAPTVREAIAIARVKMLAETFTAIQAGNAPKGDVLGTARIAGIMAAKHTASLIPLCHPLPLHKIEVQVTPDPQLPGYQLQAIVKTKAETGVEMEALTAVSIAALTLYDMAKALEKTIQIEAIQLVSKTGGSRE, encoded by the coding sequence ATGACGCAAGAAAATTCTGAAAATTCATTTGCCGAACTCAGTCATTTAGACAAGCAAGGGCAAGCCCAAATGGTAGACGTGTCTGGGAAAGCGCCCACAGTCCGGGAAGCCATAGCCATTGCTAGAGTCAAGATGCTAGCAGAAACCTTCACCGCCATTCAAGCAGGGAACGCTCCCAAAGGAGACGTGTTGGGTACAGCAAGGATAGCAGGAATTATGGCAGCCAAACACACAGCTTCATTGATCCCCCTATGCCACCCTCTCCCCTTGCACAAAATCGAAGTGCAAGTCACACCCGATCCCCAACTTCCCGGTTATCAACTGCAAGCGATCGTCAAAACCAAAGCAGAAACAGGCGTAGAAATGGAAGCTTTAACAGCCGTTTCTATTGCTGCTCTTACCCTCTATGACATGGCAAAAGCCCTAGAAAAAACAATTCAAATTGAAGCAATTCAGTTAGTCAGTAAAACAGGAGGGAGTAGGGAGTAG
- a CDS encoding MFS transporter — translation MTVLRTSDTQLRYNLLVLFAAGLLFWSSMASLLPTLPIYLRQLGTNRQEIGIVMGSFAVGLLLFRPWLGRLADRRGRKIVLLIGTLVAAIAPLGYLTIKSIPLLMLLRAFHGISIAAFATGFNALVADIAPPEKRGEIIGYMSLVNPIGFAIGPALGGYLQSEASNKVLFLITAELALVAVLGIFPIVNPPLPKLKRTDAKDNQFWKILLSPRVRTPAIIMLLIGLAGSAIHIFIPLFIKEAKIALNPGLFFTAAAISGFGIRLFIGKASDRLGRGLFITISLVFYTLSMLILWLAYTPPTVLLAAVVDGAASGTLIPAITAMMADRAKPQERGQIFALCLLGLDVGIAIAGLMFGWFTHHFGYRKMFLVSAFLTFLGFFFFLTQSSNSLGSSLRFALGREADNYAIKKV, via the coding sequence GTGACAGTACTTCGCACATCTGATACTCAATTGCGATACAACCTGCTGGTTCTCTTTGCAGCAGGTTTATTATTCTGGTCTAGCATGGCTTCATTACTACCAACACTGCCGATTTACCTCAGGCAACTGGGTACAAACAGGCAGGAAATTGGAATTGTAATGGGCAGTTTTGCTGTTGGATTATTGCTGTTTCGCCCTTGGTTGGGGCGTTTGGCAGATAGGCGGGGTCGGAAGATCGTGTTGCTGATCGGTACTCTCGTGGCTGCGATCGCACCTCTGGGCTACTTAACAATCAAGTCTATTCCCCTGTTGATGCTCTTACGTGCTTTTCATGGTATTAGCATTGCAGCTTTTGCCACTGGCTTTAATGCTTTGGTCGCGGATATAGCGCCTCCAGAAAAAAGGGGTGAAATTATTGGCTACATGAGTTTGGTCAATCCGATTGGGTTTGCCATTGGACCTGCTTTGGGTGGTTATCTACAGTCCGAGGCTAGCAACAAGGTTTTATTTCTCATAACTGCAGAATTGGCGCTTGTCGCCGTATTGGGTATTTTCCCCATTGTTAACCCACCTCTGCCAAAACTCAAAAGAACAGATGCCAAAGACAATCAATTTTGGAAAATTTTATTGAGTCCAAGGGTGAGAACTCCGGCTATCATCATGTTGCTCATCGGTTTAGCTGGTAGTGCCATACACATTTTTATCCCGTTGTTTATTAAAGAAGCCAAAATCGCTCTAAATCCAGGTTTGTTTTTCACTGCTGCAGCTATCTCAGGTTTTGGGATAAGGTTATTTATAGGCAAAGCAAGCGATCGCTTGGGTCGTGGCTTATTTATTACTATCAGCTTAGTTTTCTATACGTTGTCAATGTTAATTTTATGGCTGGCATATACTCCTCCAACTGTTTTGTTAGCAGCAGTTGTGGATGGGGCTGCTTCTGGAACCTTAATTCCCGCAATCACAGCTATGATGGCAGACCGAGCAAAACCCCAAGAACGAGGACAGATTTTTGCCCTGTGTCTGTTGGGCTTAGATGTAGGGATTGCGATCGCGGGTTTGATGTTCGGGTGGTTTACCCATCATTTTGGTTATCGAAAAATGTTTCTTGTTTCCGCCTTTTTAACTTTCTTGGGATTTTTCTTCTTTCTCACCCAGTCCAGCAATAGCTTAGGAAGTTCCCTACGCTTTGCTCTTGGTCGTGAAGCAGATAATTATGCTATCAAAAAGGTCTAG
- a CDS encoding VOC family protein produces the protein MKVFRVTHSKSPPPIDQQITFLYTNDLATSTEFYEDKLGLKLWLDQGSCRIYTVTGSGYLGLCQRNESATKEDAVRTGIIFTIVTQLVDQWYEYLK, from the coding sequence TTGAAGGTATTTCGGGTAACACATTCCAAGTCTCCCCCACCAATTGACCAACAAATTACTTTTTTATACACTAACGACCTTGCCACCTCTACTGAGTTCTATGAAGATAAGCTAGGTCTGAAGTTGTGGCTTGACCAAGGCAGTTGCCGGATTTATACTGTAACTGGTTCTGGATACTTGGGATTGTGCCAAAGGAACGAGAGTGCAACAAAAGAGGACGCTGTACGAACGGGCATTATCTTTACCATTGTGACCCAGCTTGTAGACCAGTGGTACGAATACCTCAAGTAA
- a CDS encoding ABC transporter substrate-binding protein, translated as MLKLLEYLSIFIITTYLLFACNASAPTKLKRPPLRVVFGYFVGEFPGIVAQEKGFFKAQGVDVELIYNRSVQLERANFSAGKYDGISASLGSFIILSSTNPNIQSVMVIDESIGADVVVAQSEIKTVSDLKGKKLGANLGSFSEVFVTEMLKTAKLTNDDVNLVKLEALDIPQRLKNNVIQAGHTWEPHLSEAIKSGGHILFSSKQTLGLILDMIVFRCETIRDRPEDIRAFVRGWLQAAAYWKANVTEGNAIISKALKIPSNTLSLEGVDLTDLAENQKLFQSSNPNSIYKTAKIYTDFFIRSGNMTRIPELKSLFNSSFLNPPS; from the coding sequence ATGTTAAAACTACTCGAATACCTTAGTATTTTTATCATTACCACCTATTTACTATTTGCTTGTAATGCTTCAGCACCAACCAAATTAAAACGCCCTCCCTTGAGGGTGGTATTTGGATATTTTGTTGGCGAGTTTCCAGGGATCGTTGCTCAAGAAAAAGGATTTTTCAAAGCCCAAGGGGTAGATGTAGAACTAATTTATAACCGATCCGTCCAATTGGAACGCGCAAATTTCAGTGCAGGTAAGTATGATGGCATTTCAGCGTCCTTGGGAAGTTTTATCATCTTGAGTTCCACAAATCCCAATATACAAAGCGTGATGGTTATAGATGAATCAATAGGAGCAGATGTGGTAGTCGCCCAATCAGAAATTAAAACCGTTTCTGACTTAAAAGGGAAAAAGCTGGGTGCAAATCTAGGAAGTTTTAGCGAAGTTTTTGTGACTGAGATGTTAAAAACTGCTAAATTAACCAACGATGATGTGAACTTGGTTAAATTAGAAGCTTTAGATATTCCTCAACGTCTGAAAAATAATGTTATTCAAGCTGGACACACTTGGGAACCCCATCTTTCTGAAGCTATTAAATCAGGGGGACATATCCTATTTAGTAGCAAACAAACCCTTGGCTTGATTTTAGATATGATTGTCTTTCGCTGTGAAACAATCCGCGATCGCCCCGAAGACATTCGTGCATTTGTCCGAGGATGGCTGCAAGCCGCAGCCTACTGGAAAGCAAATGTCACTGAAGGAAACGCCATCATCAGCAAAGCGTTAAAAATTCCTAGCAATACACTTTCTCTGGAGGGAGTAGACCTAACGGATTTAGCTGAAAATCAAAAATTATTTCAATCTAGCAACCCTAACTCCATCTACAAAACTGCCAAGATATATACAGACTTTTTTATTCGCTCTGGAAACATGACGCGCATTCCTGAGCTAAAAAGTTTGTTCAATTCTTCGTTCTTGAATCCTCCCTCCTAG